One segment of Planctomycetaceae bacterium DNA contains the following:
- a CDS encoding enolase C-terminal domain-like protein: MSLLNAKAADYVMIDPTWASGISETRRIIELAQAFNVPATMHDCTGPLTLFAGLHCAAASANVVFQETVRAHIRTFYDHLIDRQPVVEDGRLLLPTDPGLGTTLLPELFVSGQNRYRRSGVPSRG, from the coding sequence GTGTCGCTGCTGAATGCCAAAGCCGCCGACTATGTCATGATCGACCCAACATGGGCCAGCGGCATCAGCGAAACACGACGAATCATCGAGCTGGCTCAGGCCTTCAACGTACCCGCCACCATGCACGACTGCACCGGCCCGCTGACTCTGTTCGCCGGTCTGCACTGCGCCGCTGCATCGGCGAACGTCGTGTTCCAGGAAACCGTGCGGGCTCACATTCGCACGTTTTACGACCACCTGATCGATCGCCAACCGGTAGTCGAAGACGGCCGGCTGCTGCTTCCGACTGATCCGGGCCTGGGAACAACTCTGCTGCCGGAGTTGTTCGTTTCGGGACAAAACCGATATCGCCGCAGCGGAGTGCCATCGCGCGGCTGA